In a single window of the Streptacidiphilus sp. P02-A3a genome:
- the gcl gene encoding glyoxylate carboligase: MARMTAAQAAVEILKKEGITHLFGLPGAAINPFYSAMRTNGGLTHVLARHVEGASHMAEGYTRAKAGNIGVCIGTSGPAGTDMITGLYSASADSIPILCITGQAPVSKLHKEDFQAVDITSIAKPLTKMAMTVLEPAQVPGAFQQAFHLMRSGRPGPVLIDLPIDVQLSEIEFDVDTYQSLPVYKPSASRAQIEKALDLLAASQRPLIIAGGGVINADAADLLVEFAELTGVPVVPTLMGWGSIPDDHPLTAGMVGLQTSHRYGNATLLESDFVLGIGNRWANRHTGELGVYTEGRTFVHVDIEPTQIGRVFAPDYGIVSDARAALELFVEVARERRAAGALADRSAWANSCQVRKGELLRKTDFDNIPVKPQRVYQEMNQAFGRDTRYVTTIGLSQIQAAQMLHVYGPRNWINAGQAGPLGWTLPAALGVATASPEDQVVALSGDYDFQFMIEELAVGAQFNIPYIHVVVNNAYLGLIRQAQRAFDMDYHVQLSFENVNAPELNGYGVDHVKVAEGLGCKAIRVFDPNELGAAFEQAKKLAAEFRVPVVVEVILERVTNVSMSGAGIDAVNEWEPVATAAADAPSAIRNTL; encoded by the coding sequence ATGGCACGGATGACCGCGGCCCAGGCCGCCGTCGAGATCCTGAAGAAGGAGGGGATCACCCACCTCTTCGGCCTCCCCGGCGCGGCGATCAACCCGTTCTACTCCGCGATGCGGACGAACGGCGGACTGACCCACGTCCTGGCGCGCCACGTCGAGGGCGCGTCGCACATGGCGGAGGGCTACACCCGGGCCAAGGCCGGGAACATCGGCGTCTGCATCGGCACCAGCGGACCGGCCGGGACCGACATGATCACCGGCCTCTACTCGGCCAGCGCGGACTCGATCCCGATCCTGTGCATCACCGGCCAGGCGCCGGTCTCCAAGCTGCACAAGGAGGACTTCCAGGCGGTCGACATCACCTCGATCGCCAAGCCGCTGACCAAGATGGCGATGACCGTGCTGGAACCCGCCCAGGTCCCCGGGGCGTTCCAGCAGGCGTTCCACCTGATGCGCTCGGGCCGTCCCGGACCGGTCCTGATCGACCTGCCGATCGACGTGCAGTTGTCCGAGATCGAGTTCGACGTCGACACGTACCAGTCGCTGCCGGTCTACAAGCCGTCCGCCTCCCGGGCGCAGATCGAGAAGGCACTGGACCTGCTGGCCGCCTCGCAGCGGCCGCTGATCATCGCGGGCGGCGGTGTCATCAACGCCGACGCCGCCGACCTGCTGGTCGAGTTCGCCGAGCTGACCGGCGTGCCGGTGGTGCCCACGCTGATGGGCTGGGGCAGCATCCCGGACGACCACCCGCTCACCGCCGGGATGGTCGGCCTGCAGACCTCGCACCGCTACGGCAACGCGACGCTGCTGGAGTCGGACTTCGTGCTCGGCATCGGCAACCGCTGGGCCAACCGCCACACCGGCGAGCTCGGGGTCTACACCGAGGGGCGCACCTTCGTCCACGTCGACATCGAGCCGACCCAGATCGGCCGGGTGTTCGCGCCGGACTACGGGATCGTCTCCGACGCGAGGGCCGCGCTGGAGCTGTTCGTCGAGGTCGCCCGCGAGCGCCGGGCCGCCGGAGCCCTGGCGGACCGCTCCGCCTGGGCGAACAGCTGCCAGGTCCGCAAGGGCGAGCTGCTGCGCAAGACCGACTTCGACAACATCCCGGTCAAGCCGCAGCGGGTCTACCAGGAGATGAACCAGGCCTTCGGCCGGGACACCCGGTACGTCACCACCATCGGCCTGTCGCAGATCCAGGCCGCGCAGATGCTGCACGTCTACGGGCCGCGCAACTGGATCAACGCCGGTCAGGCCGGGCCGCTGGGCTGGACCCTGCCGGCCGCGCTGGGCGTCGCCACGGCGTCCCCGGAGGACCAGGTGGTCGCGCTGTCCGGCGACTACGACTTCCAGTTCATGATCGAGGAACTGGCGGTCGGCGCGCAGTTCAACATCCCGTACATCCACGTGGTGGTGAACAACGCGTACCTGGGCCTGATCCGCCAGGCGCAGCGCGCCTTCGACATGGACTACCACGTCCAGCTGTCCTTCGAGAACGTCAACGCTCCCGAGCTCAACGGCTACGGCGTGGACCACGTCAAGGTCGCCGAGGGCCTGGGCTGCAAGGCCATCCGGGTGTTCGACCCGAACGAGCTCGGCGCCGCCTTCGAGCAGGCCAAGAAGCTCGCGGCGGAGTTCCGGGTGCCGGTCGTGGTCGAGGTCATCCTGGAGCGGGTCACCAACGTGTCGATGTCGGGCGCCGGTATCGACGCGGTGAACGAGTGGGAGCCGGTCGCCACCGCGGCCGCGGACGCCCCCAGCGCCATCCGCAACACCCTGTAG
- a CDS encoding TIM barrel protein has product MGDRMTTAAAYAWLDQRWTVNLSTLFTELPLVERPAAAAAAGFDSAEIWWTLDGPTPPRTVLDELRAAFTDAGVRLTGLNFDAGDMAAGSKGLLSRPADSQRFRDNIAVAVSLADSLGCRALNALYGNRVEGLELKVQDDLALENLVLAARAAHSIGATLLVEALNEPEAPQYALLSSQSAVAVVDTVNAATGLGNAAFLCDLYHLARNGEDLPKVIDRYADRIGHVQIADAPGRNQPGTGTLDFGDLFGRLDTAGYQGLIGLEYKPAAGTASADTLGWLPRELRGSARAH; this is encoded by the coding sequence ATGGGTGACCGCATGACGACCGCCGCCGCATACGCCTGGCTCGACCAGCGCTGGACCGTGAACCTCTCGACGCTCTTCACCGAGTTGCCGCTGGTGGAACGCCCCGCTGCGGCGGCAGCCGCCGGTTTCGACTCCGCCGAGATCTGGTGGACGCTGGACGGCCCCACCCCGCCGCGGACGGTGCTGGACGAGCTGCGCGCCGCCTTCACCGACGCCGGGGTGCGGCTCACCGGGCTGAACTTCGACGCCGGTGACATGGCCGCCGGGTCCAAGGGCCTGCTCTCCCGCCCGGCCGACTCGCAGCGGTTCCGCGACAACATCGCGGTCGCCGTGAGCCTCGCCGACTCGCTCGGCTGCCGGGCGCTGAACGCCCTCTATGGCAACCGGGTCGAGGGCCTGGAGCTCAAGGTCCAGGACGACCTGGCGCTGGAGAACCTGGTGCTCGCGGCCCGGGCCGCGCACAGCATCGGCGCCACGCTGCTGGTCGAGGCGCTGAACGAGCCCGAGGCCCCGCAGTACGCGCTGCTGTCCAGTCAGTCCGCGGTGGCCGTGGTGGACACCGTGAACGCCGCCACCGGCCTCGGCAACGCCGCCTTCCTCTGCGACCTCTACCACCTGGCCCGCAACGGCGAGGACCTGCCGAAGGTCATCGACCGGTACGCCGACCGCATCGGTCACGTACAGATCGCCGACGCGCCGGGCCGCAACCAGCCCGGCACCGGGACGCTCGACTTCGGCGACCTGTTCGGCCGCCTCGACACCGCCGGGTACCAGGGCCTGATCGGCCTGGAGTACAAGCCCGCGGCGGGCACCGCCAGTGCCGACACCCTCGGCTGGCTGCCCCGCGAGCTGCGCGGCAGCGCCCGCGCCCACTGA
- a CDS encoding helix-turn-helix domain-containing protein produces MSATEHPLAEAIKPLLDAVGARALPPEQARPDDVLLDWEGSPAVAVRLPGLESALDRLLADVRRQFGGGELTALDRAGKQRVVALLEERGAFTVRHGVETVAAALGVSRFTVYNYLNRQQGDARKS; encoded by the coding sequence ATGAGCGCGACCGAGCACCCGCTGGCCGAGGCGATAAAGCCACTGCTGGACGCCGTGGGCGCACGGGCCCTGCCACCGGAGCAGGCCCGCCCGGACGACGTCCTGCTGGACTGGGAGGGCAGCCCCGCCGTGGCGGTGCGGCTGCCCGGCCTGGAGAGCGCGCTGGACCGGCTGCTCGCCGACGTCCGGCGGCAGTTCGGCGGCGGCGAGCTGACCGCGCTGGACCGGGCCGGCAAGCAGCGCGTGGTCGCCCTGCTGGAGGAGCGCGGCGCGTTCACCGTGCGACACGGGGTGGAGACGGTGGCGGCGGCGCTCGGCGTCAGCCGGTTCACCGTGTACAACTACCTGAACCGGCAGCAGGGCGACGCCAGGAAGTCCTAA
- a CDS encoding thiamine-binding protein, with amino-acid sequence MRLKVEFTTEPFELDGFPEHARTARRVVDEAGLRVDVGPFGTSAEGEQAQTLAAIGRLLEETLAHGATRISLQVSVLDPDSAPVAEAEESR; translated from the coding sequence GTGCGATTGAAGGTGGAGTTCACGACAGAGCCGTTCGAGCTGGACGGCTTCCCCGAACATGCGAGGACTGCCCGGCGCGTGGTCGACGAGGCCGGCCTGCGGGTCGACGTCGGCCCGTTCGGCACCAGCGCCGAGGGCGAGCAGGCGCAGACCCTGGCCGCCATCGGGCGACTGCTGGAGGAGACCCTCGCCCACGGCGCGACCCGGATCTCGCTCCAGGTCAGCGTCCTGGACCCGGACAGCGCCCCGGTCGCCGAGGCCGAGGAGTCCCGATGA
- a CDS encoding 2-hydroxy-3-oxopropionate reductase, with protein MTAAKPRTIAFIGLGIMGSPMAANLVRAGHTVTGANLTQPPVDKLIAAGGKGAAGIAEAVAGAEIVITMVPADPQVEEAILGEDGVLAHAAPGTLVIDMSSITPQTSIKVAAAAREKGIRTLDAPVSGGEAGAVEAVLSIMVGGEVEDFAEAKPLFDALGTTVIHVGPAGAGQTVKAANQLIVAVNIQVVAEAVVFLENAGVDLPAALDVLAGGLAGSTVLNRKKANMIGREFAPGFRIDLHHKDMGIVTAAARAVEAPLPVGSLVAQLVASARANGDGSLDHSALLRGVERLAGREVN; from the coding sequence ATGACCGCCGCCAAGCCCCGCACCATAGCCTTCATCGGCCTCGGCATCATGGGCAGCCCCATGGCCGCCAACCTCGTCCGCGCCGGACACACCGTCACCGGCGCCAACCTCACCCAGCCCCCGGTCGACAAGCTCATAGCCGCCGGCGGCAAGGGCGCGGCCGGCATCGCCGAGGCGGTCGCCGGTGCCGAGATCGTGATCACCATGGTCCCGGCCGACCCGCAGGTCGAGGAGGCCATCCTCGGCGAGGACGGCGTGCTGGCCCACGCCGCGCCGGGCACCCTGGTCATCGACATGAGCAGCATCACCCCGCAGACCTCGATCAAGGTCGCCGCCGCCGCCAGGGAGAAGGGCATCCGCACCCTGGACGCCCCGGTCTCCGGTGGCGAGGCCGGTGCCGTCGAGGCGGTGCTGTCGATCATGGTCGGCGGCGAGGTGGAGGACTTCGCCGAGGCCAAGCCGCTGTTCGACGCGCTCGGCACCACCGTGATCCACGTCGGTCCGGCCGGTGCCGGGCAGACCGTCAAGGCCGCCAACCAGCTGATCGTCGCGGTCAACATCCAGGTCGTGGCCGAGGCCGTGGTCTTCCTGGAGAACGCCGGGGTGGACCTCCCGGCCGCGCTGGACGTGCTGGCGGGCGGGCTGGCCGGTTCCACCGTGCTGAACCGCAAGAAGGCCAACATGATCGGCCGCGAGTTCGCCCCCGGCTTCCGGATCGACCTGCACCACAAGGACATGGGCATCGTCACCGCCGCCGCCCGCGCGGTCGAGGCCCCGCTGCCGGTCGGCTCGCTGGTCGCCCAGCTGGTCGCCTCGGCCCGGGCCAACGGCGACGGTTCGCTGGACCACTCCGCACTGCTCCGGGGCGTCGAGCGCCTCGCCGGACGAGAGGTCAACTGA